A single region of the Jatrophihabitans sp. GAS493 genome encodes:
- a CDS encoding MMPL family transporter translates to MITALIRRTVSHGRVIVFGAILFGLLAAVVGSTTLSKMTNDSDSPTAESVLTAQRLTNAAGMSADLDIVAIVSPKGGIASTAGRYRVSQVALKFFNDEGVANVQSYLNSNSPALVSKDGKSAIVSVQFKSGVDRNVLAKSISEQFKGEPDVALGGVSVTGLEIGDRVAGDLSKAELFALPLLFLLALWIFRGVVAATVTIGIGVLAIVTTLMLLRGVVEITSISSYVLNLVTGLGLGLAIDYCLFIMSRYREETVLYGYTPRAALAAGMAAGRTVIFSALTVAASMSALMLFPQKFLFSMGVGGALVTLVSATVSIIVLPAALVLLGHRIDSLTLPGSARARRKDTGHVHKIVWYRLAKWVMRHAKVVLVASLILVATLAWPALSTRFSNINVNSLPTNSVVRTVSERVASEFPNSGGTTINVAVEAPKEAQAEVTTLAQRVAKVPHVVVPAAPVFLGSDTWSLSAVVFDGPFSQAAENALHDIRELPSPNKLLVGGETAAFVDNEQSMLAHLPMAALVVAIAVMLVIFLLTGSVVLPVKTLLVNILNVSMTIGVLVWIFQWGHLEGPLHFQSTGAIDLSQPILVAVIGFGLSTDYGVFLMARIKESYDHDGDNVEAVATGVGRSGRIISSAALLLCVAVGAFSTSSVLFIKQLGVGTAVAVLLDATIIRAFLVPSAMRLMSTANWWAPAPLRRFHDRYGVTEGGPVVVPDGSAPKLVLIPSPPPAPAPQLTLVRSPAEPAPTAERTVLLPPPIVRQPAPPEITGEQPAVTEPRRHRRIESGGSTGKHRHRP, encoded by the coding sequence ATGATCACCGCCCTGATTCGGCGAACGGTCTCCCACGGACGCGTGATCGTCTTCGGCGCGATCCTCTTCGGGCTGCTGGCGGCCGTCGTCGGCTCGACGACGCTGTCGAAGATGACCAACGACAGTGACTCGCCGACCGCCGAGAGCGTACTGACCGCGCAGCGGCTGACCAATGCCGCGGGAATGAGCGCCGACCTCGACATCGTCGCCATCGTCAGCCCCAAGGGCGGGATCGCGAGCACCGCCGGTCGCTATCGGGTCAGCCAGGTTGCCCTGAAGTTCTTCAACGACGAGGGCGTCGCCAACGTCCAGAGCTACCTCAACAGCAACAGCCCGGCGCTGGTCTCCAAGGACGGCAAGTCCGCGATCGTCAGCGTCCAATTCAAGAGCGGCGTCGACCGCAACGTCCTGGCCAAGAGCATCTCCGAACAGTTCAAGGGCGAGCCTGACGTCGCCCTCGGCGGCGTAAGCGTCACCGGCCTGGAGATCGGCGACCGGGTCGCCGGTGACCTCAGCAAGGCGGAGCTCTTCGCGCTGCCCCTGCTCTTCCTGCTCGCGCTCTGGATCTTCCGGGGCGTGGTCGCGGCGACGGTGACCATCGGAATCGGCGTGCTGGCGATCGTGACCACGCTGATGCTGCTGCGCGGCGTCGTTGAGATCACCAGCATCTCCAGCTACGTTCTGAACCTGGTCACCGGCCTCGGACTGGGGCTGGCGATCGACTACTGCCTCTTCATCATGTCCAGGTATCGGGAGGAGACTGTCCTCTACGGGTACACCCCGCGGGCGGCGCTGGCCGCCGGTATGGCCGCCGGGCGCACCGTCATCTTCAGCGCGCTCACCGTCGCCGCCTCCATGTCGGCGCTGATGCTCTTCCCGCAGAAGTTCCTCTTCTCGATGGGCGTCGGCGGAGCGCTGGTAACCCTGGTCTCGGCCACCGTGTCGATCATCGTGCTGCCGGCCGCGCTGGTCCTGCTGGGGCACCGGATCGATTCGCTCACGCTGCCGGGCTCGGCTCGGGCCCGGCGCAAGGACACCGGTCACGTCCACAAGATCGTCTGGTATCGCCTGGCCAAGTGGGTTATGCGGCACGCCAAGGTGGTGCTGGTGGCCAGCCTCATCCTGGTCGCGACGCTCGCCTGGCCGGCGTTGAGTACCCGGTTCAGCAACATCAACGTCAATTCGCTGCCGACGAATTCGGTCGTGCGCACCGTCAGTGAGCGAGTCGCCTCGGAGTTCCCGAACTCCGGGGGAACCACCATCAACGTCGCCGTCGAAGCCCCGAAGGAGGCCCAGGCTGAGGTCACCACGCTGGCCCAGCGGGTGGCGAAGGTGCCGCATGTGGTGGTGCCCGCCGCGCCGGTCTTCCTGGGCAGCGATACCTGGAGCCTGAGCGCGGTCGTCTTCGACGGCCCATTCAGTCAGGCCGCTGAGAACGCGCTGCATGACATCCGCGAGCTGCCGAGTCCCAATAAATTGCTGGTCGGCGGCGAGACGGCCGCCTTCGTCGACAACGAGCAGAGCATGCTGGCCCACCTGCCGATGGCGGCGTTGGTGGTGGCGATCGCCGTCATGCTGGTCATCTTCCTGCTCACCGGTTCAGTGGTTCTGCCGGTGAAGACGCTGCTGGTGAACATCCTGAACGTGAGCATGACGATCGGGGTGCTGGTCTGGATCTTCCAGTGGGGGCATCTGGAAGGGCCGTTGCATTTCCAGAGCACGGGAGCTATCGACCTTAGCCAACCGATTCTGGTGGCCGTGATCGGCTTCGGCCTCTCCACCGACTACGGCGTCTTCCTAATGGCCCGGATCAAGGAGTCCTACGACCACGACGGCGACAACGTCGAGGCGGTGGCGACCGGAGTCGGGCGTAGCGGGCGCATCATCTCCAGCGCCGCGCTGCTGCTCTGTGTCGCGGTCGGGGCCTTCTCGACCTCGTCGGTGCTCTTCATCAAGCAGCTCGGTGTCGGTACCGCGGTTGCCGTGCTGCTCGACGCGACGATCATCCGGGCGTTCCTGGTGCCGTCGGCGATGCGCCTGATGTCCACCGCCAACTGGTGGGCGCCGGCTCCGCTGCGGCGCTTCCACGACCGCTACGGCGTGACCGAGGGGGGACCGGTGGTGGTGCCGGACGGATCGGCGCCGAAGCTGGTGCTCATCCCGTCGCCCCCACCGGCTCCGGCCCCACAGCTCACGCTGGTGCGCTCTCCCGCCGAGCCGGCCCCGACGGCGGAGCGGACCGTGCTGCTGCCTCCGCCGATCGTGCGCCAGCCGGCGCCGCCGGAGATCACCGGCGAGCAGCCGGCGGTCACCGAGCCGCGTCGCCACCGTCGCATCGAGAGCGGCGGCAGCACCGGCAAGCACCGGCACCGTCCCTAA
- a CDS encoding DinB family protein, which yields MEQPAVDDKDWTWILDEPCPECGFDAAQVSGSDVAGIVDDARHRFTVALTRPDAKQRPEPRTWSTLEYACHVRDVNRIFTERVELMLNNDDPQFPNWDQDETAVTDRYAEQIPSQVAAELQVQFTDAARIFGSVQDEQWVRRGRRSNGSVFTVDSLGRYFAHDLVHHLHDISA from the coding sequence ATGGAGCAACCGGCCGTCGATGACAAGGATTGGACCTGGATTCTCGACGAACCCTGTCCGGAGTGCGGCTTCGATGCTGCCCAGGTCAGCGGCTCCGACGTCGCTGGGATCGTCGACGACGCCCGTCACCGCTTCACCGTCGCGCTGACCCGCCCGGACGCCAAGCAGCGCCCCGAGCCGCGCACCTGGTCGACCCTTGAATACGCCTGCCACGTCCGTGACGTGAATCGGATCTTCACCGAACGGGTCGAGCTGATGCTCAACAATGACGACCCGCAGTTTCCTAACTGGGACCAGGACGAGACCGCGGTGACCGACCGCTACGCCGAGCAGATCCCATCCCAGGTGGCGGCAGAGCTGCAGGTGCAGTTCACTGACGCGGCCCGGATCTTCGGCTCGGTGCAGGACGAGCAGTGGGTGCGGCGCGGCCGGCGCTCGAATGGATCAGTCTTCACAGTAGATTCACTTGGTCGTTATTTTGCCCATGATCTGGTGCACCACCTGCACGACATCAGTGCCTGA
- a CDS encoding Na+/H+ antiporter, which produces MHIAVELVALVVVVASVAGLAERFGASPPLALVVVGVIGSFIPGVPELKINPEVILTGLLPPLLYASALRMSFVDIKRNRRPIMLLSIGLVAFSTAVIGVVTWWLIPAISVAAAFALGAVVAPPDAVAASAVGRRVGMPRRTISILEGESLFNDATSLVALNTAIAAITRDITVGEVAARFLLAAVGGIVIGIAVATVLGYIRKHIDEPVLDTTLSFVAPYVAFVPAEAVHSSGVVAVVITGLLLSHTAPRIQSATSRISESLNWSTIQFILENLVFLLIGLQLRDMLRGVRDSGDSFALVTTTCVAVLLACMLARVVWVFAACGAYKIGPPKLREQAWSWSTAAVISWCGMRGVVTLAAVFLLPDSIPQLPLLKLTAFTVVAGTLLIQGLTLPMLVRRLGLQGPDAADDALQAASLVSEATRAGLDRLEEIRQPSDPEEVIEQLRARAASRSNQAWERLGRSESELEPPSVTYRRLRVQMLAAERDTILDARDSGTVDYPVLRAAMAAVDVEESLLDRLESADSRLGEDLVARPSVAGECGHLREAPRAAVQQTPGACAECLEEGTNWVHLRMCLSCGHVGCCDSSVGLHAEAHFRQTGHPVMRSVEPGEAWRWCYLDEQLG; this is translated from the coding sequence GTGCATATCGCTGTCGAGCTGGTCGCTCTTGTGGTCGTCGTCGCCAGTGTGGCCGGCCTGGCTGAGCGCTTCGGTGCCTCGCCGCCACTCGCCCTCGTGGTCGTCGGGGTCATCGGCTCATTCATCCCGGGCGTGCCGGAGCTGAAGATCAACCCCGAGGTGATCCTCACCGGCCTGCTGCCCCCACTGCTCTACGCGTCGGCGCTGCGGATGTCCTTCGTCGACATCAAACGCAACCGGCGCCCCATTATGCTGCTGTCGATCGGCCTCGTCGCCTTCAGTACGGCCGTCATCGGGGTCGTCACCTGGTGGCTAATCCCGGCGATCTCGGTCGCCGCGGCCTTCGCCCTGGGCGCGGTCGTCGCACCGCCGGACGCCGTCGCCGCCAGCGCGGTCGGGCGTCGCGTCGGGATGCCGCGGCGCACCATCTCCATCCTGGAGGGCGAGAGCCTCTTCAACGACGCCACCTCGCTGGTCGCCCTGAATACCGCCATCGCCGCGATCACCCGTGACATCACCGTCGGCGAGGTGGCGGCCCGTTTCCTGCTTGCGGCCGTCGGCGGAATCGTCATCGGCATCGCGGTCGCCACCGTCCTCGGCTACATCCGTAAGCACATCGACGAGCCGGTGCTCGACACCACGCTCTCCTTCGTCGCGCCGTATGTCGCCTTTGTGCCGGCTGAGGCGGTGCATTCATCCGGCGTGGTCGCGGTGGTGATCACCGGCCTGCTGCTCAGCCACACCGCCCCGCGCATCCAATCGGCGACCTCGCGAATCTCCGAGAGCCTGAATTGGAGCACCATTCAATTCATCCTGGAGAACCTCGTCTTCCTGCTCATCGGCCTGCAGTTGCGCGACATGCTGCGCGGGGTACGCGACAGCGGTGACTCCTTCGCGCTGGTGACGACGACCTGCGTCGCGGTGCTGCTGGCCTGCATGCTGGCCCGCGTCGTCTGGGTCTTCGCGGCGTGCGGGGCCTACAAGATCGGGCCGCCCAAGTTGCGGGAGCAGGCCTGGAGCTGGTCGACGGCGGCCGTCATCTCCTGGTGCGGAATGCGGGGGGTGGTGACCCTGGCCGCGGTCTTCCTGCTCCCCGACAGCATCCCGCAGCTGCCCCTGCTGAAACTCACCGCCTTCACCGTCGTCGCCGGGACGCTTCTGATCCAGGGGCTCACCCTGCCGATGCTGGTGAGGCGCCTCGGGCTGCAGGGGCCGGATGCCGCCGATGACGCGCTGCAGGCGGCCTCTCTCGTCTCCGAGGCGACCCGGGCCGGCCTCGATCGGCTGGAGGAGATCCGGCAGCCGAGTGACCCCGAGGAGGTCATCGAGCAGCTACGGGCGCGCGCGGCGAGCCGCAGCAATCAGGCCTGGGAGCGTCTTGGCCGCAGCGAGTCCGAGCTGGAGCCGCCCTCGGTCACCTACCGGCGACTGCGGGTGCAGATGCTGGCCGCGGAGCGTGACACGATTCTGGACGCCCGGGACTCGGGCACGGTCGACTATCCGGTGCTGCGGGCGGCGATGGCGGCCGTCGACGTCGAGGAGTCGCTGCTGGACCGGCTGGAGAGCGCGGACTCGCGATTGGGCGAGGACCTGGTGGCCCGACCCTCCGTCGCCGGAGAGTGCGGCCACCTGCGGGAGGCGCCGCGAGCCGCCGTGCAGCAGACCCCTGGGGCCTGCGCCGAATGTCTGGAGGAGGGGACGAATTGGGTTCATCTTCGGATGTGCCTCAGTTGTGGGCACGTCGGCTGCTGTGACTCCTCGGTCGGGTTGCACGCGGAGGCGCACTTCCGTCAGACCGGCCATCCGGTGATGCGCAGCGTCGAACCCGGCGAGGCCTGGCGCTGGTGCTACCTCGACGAACAGCTGGGGTGA
- a CDS encoding type IV toxin-antitoxin system AbiEi family antitoxin domain-containing protein, whose product MRRTPPGNLFSRGEALEIGWTDSALARAVATGKLRRLRQGYYTRADVPPESVPTLAALAASAASGTSGTPGTPGASGASAGRPRAVLSHFTATEMHGLPILRHTRSRQIAAALPRLTVRPGMTGHLQGVHLHRASLREQDVVRLGAASLTSVARTVIDVARTSALIDGIVCADAALNQAKTTEAELDDVLNSCAGWPGSAAARRVLHFADWRAESALESISRWTMHDLGIPAPILQPRIRTDRGTFVARVDFYWDEFGVVGEADGELKYGGGGGVLLREKRRQERLEELGLVVVRWGWEQAAERPATLHRRLRRAFTHGMARRRIALLPESSVQEC is encoded by the coding sequence ATGCGAAGAACACCGCCGGGCAACCTGTTCAGCCGGGGCGAAGCGCTGGAAATCGGCTGGACCGACTCGGCGCTCGCCCGAGCCGTCGCGACGGGAAAGCTGCGCCGGCTTCGACAGGGCTACTACACCCGCGCTGACGTCCCCCCGGAGAGCGTGCCGACTCTGGCCGCACTGGCGGCATCCGCGGCATCGGGAACATCGGGGACACCGGGGACACCGGGGGCGTCGGGGGCGTCGGCGGGCCGGCCAAGAGCTGTGCTCAGCCACTTCACGGCCACCGAAATGCACGGGCTGCCTATCCTGCGCCACACGCGCAGCCGGCAGATCGCGGCCGCGCTTCCTCGCCTCACGGTGAGGCCCGGCATGACTGGACACCTCCAGGGAGTCCATCTGCACCGGGCGTCGCTGCGAGAGCAAGACGTCGTCCGGCTCGGCGCGGCCTCGCTGACCTCAGTAGCCCGAACTGTGATCGACGTTGCCCGAACGTCGGCGCTGATCGACGGCATCGTCTGTGCCGATGCCGCTCTCAACCAGGCGAAGACGACCGAAGCCGAACTCGACGACGTGCTCAACAGCTGCGCTGGTTGGCCGGGCAGCGCGGCGGCCCGACGCGTGCTGCACTTCGCCGATTGGCGGGCAGAGTCGGCGCTGGAGTCGATCAGCCGCTGGACCATGCACGATCTCGGGATTCCCGCTCCGATCCTGCAACCGCGAATCCGCACCGATCGCGGCACCTTCGTCGCCCGGGTGGATTTCTACTGGGACGAGTTCGGGGTGGTCGGCGAGGCCGACGGCGAACTGAAGTACGGCGGTGGGGGCGGCGTGTTGCTGCGCGAGAAGCGGCGTCAGGAGCGGCTGGAGGAGCTGGGCCTGGTGGTCGTCCGGTGGGGATGGGAGCAAGCGGCGGAGCGTCCGGCGACGCTGCACCGGCGGCTACGACGCGCCTTCACCCACGGGATGGCTCGCCGCCGAATAGCTCTTCTCCCGGAATCGTCGGTTCAGGAGTGCTAA
- the thrC gene encoding threonine synthase has product MTALLSRAASPASGLVCRNCGATYPLGAQHACFECFGPLEIGYDAEALARVTRAEIEAGPQSIWRYAGLLPVGQNEQTRVESNTGMTPLIRADRLGAALGFTAPLWVKDDSANPTHSFKDRVVSVAMTAARELGFTRIACASTGNLANSVAAHAARIGMDSIVFIPSDLEPAKIVQSSIYGTTLVGIQGSYDDVNRLCSELSETDEFEATGFVNVNVRPYYAEGSKTLGFEVAEQLGWRIPPQIVAPMASGSLLTKVNKAFKELVAAGLVDASSWKVFGAQSAGCSPIATAFAEGKDVITPVKPTGIAKSLNIGNPADGPYALDVVRTTGGAMASVDDDEIRAGIRLLASTTGVFAETAGGVTVAVLKKLVESGQLDPSVETVIYNTGDGLKTIDAVADGAGPTAVIPATVKGMREAGLM; this is encoded by the coding sequence ATGACCGCACTACTCTCGCGCGCAGCGTCGCCGGCCTCTGGCCTGGTCTGTCGCAACTGCGGCGCAACTTACCCACTCGGTGCTCAGCACGCTTGTTTTGAGTGCTTCGGACCGCTGGAGATCGGCTACGACGCCGAGGCGCTGGCCCGGGTCACCCGGGCCGAGATCGAGGCCGGACCGCAGTCGATCTGGCGCTACGCCGGACTGCTGCCGGTCGGCCAGAACGAGCAGACTCGCGTTGAGTCCAACACCGGAATGACCCCGCTGATCCGGGCCGATCGCCTCGGCGCGGCGCTCGGCTTCACCGCGCCGCTGTGGGTCAAGGACGACTCGGCCAACCCGACGCACTCCTTCAAGGACCGGGTCGTCTCGGTCGCCATGACCGCCGCCCGCGAACTCGGCTTCACCCGAATCGCCTGCGCCTCGACCGGCAACCTGGCCAACTCGGTCGCCGCGCACGCCGCGCGAATCGGTATGGACTCGATCGTCTTCATCCCCTCCGACCTGGAGCCGGCCAAGATCGTTCAGTCCTCCATCTACGGCACCACACTGGTCGGCATCCAGGGCTCCTACGACGATGTGAACCGGCTCTGCTCGGAGCTCTCGGAGACCGACGAGTTCGAGGCGACCGGCTTCGTGAACGTCAACGTCCGCCCGTACTACGCCGAGGGCTCCAAGACTCTGGGCTTTGAGGTCGCCGAGCAGCTCGGCTGGCGCATCCCGCCGCAGATCGTGGCCCCGATGGCCTCCGGGTCCCTCCTGACCAAGGTCAACAAGGCGTTCAAGGAACTGGTTGCGGCCGGGCTGGTCGACGCCAGCAGCTGGAAGGTCTTCGGTGCTCAGTCGGCCGGCTGCTCGCCGATCGCCACTGCGTTCGCCGAGGGCAAGGACGTCATCACCCCGGTGAAGCCGACCGGGATCGCGAAGTCGTTGAACATCGGCAACCCGGCCGATGGCCCGTACGCCCTGGATGTCGTGCGCACCACCGGCGGCGCCATGGCGTCTGTGGACGACGACGAGATTCGCGCCGGTATCCGCCTCCTCGCCTCGACCACCGGCGTCTTCGCCGAGACCGCCGGTGGAGTCACCGTCGCCGTCCTGAAGAAGCTGGTTGAGTCCGGGCAGCTGGATCCGTCGGTCGAGACGGTCATCTACAACACCGGAGACGGCCTGAAGACCATCGATGCAGTGGCCGACGGAGCCGGTCCGACCGCCGTCATCCCGGCCACCGTGAAGGGGATGCGCGAAGCCGGCCTCATGTAG
- a CDS encoding LytR C-terminal domain-containing protein, producing MSHIAPERPAKRRFDRIAGSLLALIGIAAAAVAIVALHHPNGRSVAAAKQSIVTDSAGNEVATDSVPVTTTTPATPTTASLSASSPSTSGSASSSAGSTTLTNSKSIPLVVLNNTTQTGLAQTARSRFVSGGWTVSSVGNLTNNIASTVVYYDPSDPANEAAAKALQGQFPAIKRVKEKFDGLPSGPLIVVLTPDYTS from the coding sequence ATGTCGCACATAGCTCCTGAACGACCGGCCAAGCGCCGATTCGACCGCATCGCAGGCTCTCTCCTCGCCCTCATCGGCATCGCCGCGGCGGCCGTCGCGATAGTGGCACTGCATCACCCCAACGGCCGCTCGGTGGCCGCCGCGAAGCAGAGCATCGTGACCGATTCGGCCGGCAACGAGGTCGCCACCGACTCGGTGCCGGTGACCACGACCACCCCGGCTACCCCGACTACGGCATCCCTGAGCGCCTCCAGCCCCTCCACATCGGGCAGCGCCTCCTCGTCGGCCGGATCGACCACCCTGACGAACTCCAAGTCGATACCTCTGGTCGTGCTCAACAACACAACCCAGACCGGGCTGGCCCAGACGGCTCGCAGTCGCTTCGTCTCCGGCGGGTGGACCGTTAGCTCGGTGGGGAACCTCACCAACAACATCGCCTCGACCGTCGTCTATTACGACCCCAGCGATCCGGCCAACGAAGCCGCCGCGAAGGCGCTGCAGGGGCAATTCCCAGCGATCAAACGGGTGAAGGAGAAGTTCGACGGTCTACCCAGCGGCCCGCTGATCGTCGTGCTGACCCCCGACTACACCTCCTGA
- a CDS encoding DUF3263 domain-containing protein gives MPAGASDEVVGGLTRRDREVLAFERQWWRYAGAKEQAIRELFDMSSTRYYQVLNTLIDTPAALAADPLLVKRLRRLRASRQRQRSARRLGIDV, from the coding sequence CTGCCCGCTGGCGCCAGTGACGAGGTGGTCGGCGGACTTACCCGCCGCGACCGCGAGGTGCTCGCCTTCGAGCGGCAGTGGTGGCGCTACGCCGGCGCCAAGGAGCAGGCGATCCGTGAGCTCTTCGACATGTCGAGTACTCGGTACTACCAGGTGCTGAACACCCTCATCGACACTCCCGCCGCGCTCGCCGCCGACCCGCTGCTGGTCAAGCGCCTGCGCCGACTGCGCGCCAGTCGCCAGCGCCAACGTTCGGCACGTCGTCTGGGAATTGACGTATAA
- a CDS encoding long-chain fatty acid--CoA ligase — translation MQDAPLTINSIFQRGEQYYGSKTIATRTVTGIDRTTFAEWAVATRKTAGVLESLGLSAEARVGTFAWNSANHLQVYYAAPCTGRILHTINIRYFPEHVIYSVNHAEDEAIFVENSLLPLFSKYLPSFTTVKHVIVMDDGGGNELPDDSRVITYADAVSRADEIDLIDRVDNERQAAALCYTTGTTGNPKGVLYSHRSNWLHANATLNAATLGLTERDVMLPVVPMFHANAWGYAYSSVLAGASLVMPGPDLSPKGILSLIESEKVTLSAGVPTIWMGMVPLLKDFDLSSLREVLCGGSAVPKFLSEQWREAIGLPITQGWGMTETSPVGSVSSLRAIFDDYTDDQKADIRATAGIALPGFEMRIVDEETREPQPWNDEATGELEVRGAWVASQYYRTDEPGEQFSPDGWLRTGDVAAISEYGYMRLVDRTKDLVKSGGEWISSVDLENQIMAHPAVAEAAVIALPHPKWMERPFACVVLKPGEELEPQEILDFLAKTVDKWQLPDEVVFVDEIPKTSVGKFSKKTLREQFKDHVLPTA, via the coding sequence ATGCAAGACGCACCTCTGACGATCAACTCGATTTTCCAGCGCGGCGAGCAGTACTACGGGTCGAAGACCATCGCCACCCGCACCGTGACCGGAATCGACCGCACAACGTTCGCGGAGTGGGCCGTCGCAACCCGCAAGACGGCGGGCGTCCTTGAGTCCCTGGGGCTGAGCGCAGAGGCGCGGGTCGGCACCTTCGCCTGGAACTCGGCCAACCACCTGCAGGTTTACTACGCCGCGCCCTGCACCGGACGGATTCTGCACACCATCAACATCCGGTACTTCCCGGAGCACGTCATCTACTCGGTCAATCATGCCGAGGACGAGGCGATCTTCGTCGAGAACTCGCTGCTACCGCTCTTCAGCAAGTACCTCCCGAGCTTCACGACGGTGAAGCACGTGATCGTGATGGACGACGGCGGCGGCAACGAGTTGCCGGACGACTCCCGCGTCATCACCTACGCCGATGCGGTGAGCCGAGCCGACGAGATTGACCTCATCGACCGGGTCGACAACGAGCGCCAGGCCGCGGCTCTGTGCTACACGACCGGAACCACCGGCAATCCAAAGGGGGTTCTCTACAGCCACCGCTCCAACTGGCTGCACGCGAACGCAACCCTCAACGCCGCGACCCTCGGGCTCACCGAGCGCGATGTCATGCTCCCGGTCGTTCCGATGTTCCACGCCAATGCCTGGGGTTACGCATACTCCTCCGTGTTGGCCGGCGCGTCCCTGGTGATGCCCGGACCGGACCTCAGCCCGAAGGGAATCCTCAGCCTCATCGAGTCGGAGAAGGTCACCCTCTCGGCCGGAGTCCCCACCATCTGGATGGGCATGGTTCCGCTGCTGAAGGATTTCGACCTCTCCAGCCTGCGCGAAGTCCTCTGCGGCGGGTCGGCGGTGCCGAAGTTCCTCTCCGAGCAGTGGCGTGAGGCGATCGGCCTGCCGATCACCCAGGGCTGGGGCATGACCGAGACTTCGCCAGTCGGTTCGGTCTCGAGCCTGCGGGCGATCTTCGATGACTACACCGACGATCAGAAGGCCGATATCCGGGCCACGGCCGGTATCGCGCTGCCCGGCTTCGAGATGCGAATCGTCGATGAGGAGACCCGCGAACCGCAGCCTTGGAACGACGAGGCGACCGGTGAGCTCGAGGTACGCGGTGCCTGGGTCGCCAGCCAGTACTACCGCACCGACGAGCCAGGGGAGCAGTTCTCCCCGGACGGCTGGCTGCGTACCGGCGACGTCGCCGCGATCTCCGAGTACGGCTACATGCGCCTGGTCGACCGCACCAAGGACCTGGTGAAGTCCGGCGGCGAGTGGATCAGCTCGGTGGATCTGGAGAACCAGATCATGGCCCACCCGGCGGTGGCCGAGGCTGCGGTCATTGCGCTGCCGCACCCGAAGTGGATGGAGCGTCCCTTCGCATGCGTCGTGCTGAAGCCGGGCGAGGAGCTGGAGCCACAGGAGATCCTGGACTTCCTGGCCAAGACGGTCGACAAGTGGCAGCTGCCCGACGAGGTGGTATTCGTCGATGAGATCCCGAAGACGAGCGTCGGCAAGTTCAGCAAGAAGACGCTGCGCGAACAGTTCAAGGATCACGTGCTGCCCACGGCCTGA
- the mgrA gene encoding L-glyceraldehyde 3-phosphate reductase — protein MTYLAAPDRYDTMTYRRCGRSGVLLPAISLGLWHNFGDDKAFDVQRAILRRAFDAGITHFDLANNYGPPYGSAETNFGRHYRDDFRPYRDELFLSTKAGYDMWPGPYGDNGSRKYLLASLDQSLSRMGVDYVDVFYSHRFDPQTPLEETLGALDTAVRQGKALYAGISSYSGERTAEAVRILRELGTPVLIHQPSYSLLNRWIEEDLLDTVGQEGIGLIAFSPLAQGMLTSKYLDGIPAESRMAQDKSLDPELLSEQNLTHIRALNDLAAARGQSLAQLALAWCLRDERVTSVLVGASSVAQLEDNLAALQNLEFSADELAAIDGHAVEGGINLWKSSSDS, from the coding sequence GTGACCTATTTAGCTGCCCCCGACCGGTACGACACGATGACCTACCGCCGTTGTGGCCGCAGTGGTGTGTTGCTACCCGCCATCTCACTCGGGCTGTGGCACAACTTCGGCGACGACAAGGCGTTCGACGTACAGCGGGCGATCCTGCGCCGGGCCTTCGATGCCGGCATCACCCACTTCGATCTCGCCAACAACTACGGGCCGCCGTACGGCAGTGCCGAGACCAACTTCGGACGTCACTACCGCGACGACTTCCGCCCCTACCGCGACGAGCTCTTCCTCTCCACCAAGGCCGGCTACGACATGTGGCCCGGGCCGTACGGGGACAACGGCTCCCGCAAGTACCTGCTGGCCAGCCTGGATCAGTCGCTGAGCCGGATGGGCGTCGACTACGTCGACGTCTTCTACTCCCACCGCTTCGACCCGCAGACCCCGCTGGAGGAGACGCTCGGCGCCCTCGACACGGCGGTGCGACAGGGGAAGGCGCTCTACGCCGGAATCTCCTCCTACTCCGGCGAACGCACGGCCGAAGCCGTCCGCATCCTGCGCGAACTGGGCACTCCGGTGCTCATCCACCAACCGTCATACTCGCTGCTCAATCGCTGGATCGAGGAGGACCTCCTCGATACGGTCGGACAGGAAGGCATCGGGCTGATCGCCTTCTCCCCATTGGCCCAGGGGATGCTCACCTCGAAATACCTGGACGGCATTCCGGCCGAGTCCCGGATGGCCCAGGACAAGTCACTGGACCCCGAGCTGCTCAGCGAGCAGAACCTCACCCACATCCGGGCACTGAATGACCTCGCGGCGGCCCGTGGCCAGTCGCTGGCCCAGCTCGCACTGGCCTGGTGCCTGCGCGACGAGCGGGTCACCTCGGTCCTGGTCGGGGCCAGCAGCGTGGCTCAGCTGGAGGATAACCTGGCCGCCCTGCAGAACCTCGAGTTCAGTGCCGATGAGCTGGCGGCCATCGACGGGCACGCCGTGGAGGGTGGCATCAACCTCTGGAAGTCGAGTTCGGACTCGTGA